Genomic segment of Arctopsyche grandis isolate Sample6627 chromosome 3, ASM5162203v2, whole genome shotgun sequence:
tttctcttacatttgggccttgcagggatgttttgtatttgcagctggttcttatttatcggtactggctgtaggtgcaagacattccctactgtgtattttattacttaacatttttatttgatctGCTGCTATTATAATCCTTTAGTTTTTTAATgactgtataaatgtatttttgtttgtgtacatgtacatgtatatatttttattttcctcatctctctgtattttttttcgaccaTCGTGGTGCATTAGagacagagaaatgtaataataatagcagggcccttacgaataaataattgttgtcaatattacgcggtacgtctctataaatacgctacaacgcacggaatacaatcggatcaatttacttataaaaatgtaacccatgttgtttattgtgtgtttttgaatgcattgtgcaatttttacagttgcttgcccatcttgcgagtaatataaacaaacagagaagtttttatcggatatacgtcgagcaccaagcatcaaatacgactgatgctaaaattatttaggattttctgtggacaatcgtcacttgacaacaatatgacgcctaaagccatttctattaatataacatttctctgattagggattcctgtaatgccacaatgatccaaacttaaataaatatattcttatatattgttaaCTTTTCTCGTTCAAAAAGTAATATCTAtttagaaatatatacatacatagaccaaatttatttatttatttcattaatgaaAATATGTTCAAGCCTTGTACTGAAACAGAAGCCGTACCATTTTTGCAAAATTGAGGCATCCTTCCAAACAGGATGGTTTGCCACAAAGTTATATTTTGATTCatgtatgatgtacatatatatatatatatatatatatatatatatatatatatatatatatatatatatatatatatatatatatatatatcatagaaGTATGTGAATCAAGGCAAGGCAAGGATTGACCGTCGAAATCGACAGGAGCTTATTCATTAAGAAAAATTCCGACCGAGTACTGCCTTCGCAATGGATCTTTGACGGATCATGCGGGTAGACGTGATGTTTGATGATTTTTTGGTTAAAGTGGACGATCGCAGTGCAAAATCGTTAGTGATAGTAGTATTGAATCTGGTTCAGATAGTTGGCCCTTATACAAAAAGGGATTGGAATTCAAAAAGGCGGAATTAATATGAATCATAGTTATAATTTCATCGATTTACAGACGTCAGTTCACATTCATAGCATCAAGCCAATGTGAGGATCAGCTAAATGGCGCAACAAAGACTTCGGAGAACAACACATCATCATTTGGATTCACATTTGGAGACAGCGGAGATGTATTCGTATCAGTTTTAAATTCTACAAAAGTGCAATGAATTTGGATATCGATAATAGAAAAGTACCATTTTAGTTTTACCATACTTGAGGAATAAACTAATTATATGATAAGAGGATAATAAtgcaatatgtatgcatatgctgTTTATCTGAAAATACGTTTTGAAAATGGGTTCTATAAGGGTTATGCTTATAATGGCCGACAAattctcatttgtttttttttatattagagtAAACACCAGAATACAAAAAATTTCGTTATCTTACGGTCACAATCGACATTAAATCAAAGTCAGTTTGacttccattttttttattttacttcttactctttaaaatattcacaatcaATGACCATGACAAACTTATTTTCAAAAGgtgttttattttagttatttttccTCTATGGTGAGTCACCTTTTgactgacttttttttttttgttagtataaGTTCATCCGGTCTGGGACACTGCATCGAAAATCGAGAAGAatatatgcatggtaaacggtactatatatttatgtatggtaATACTACCCGCTCTAAAAATGTAAATGGACTATTTcacatattgttataaaaagcgcgaaaaacattgttttttcgACTTTCGTTGACTTTGACGGCCACCGACGTTTATccaatgtataaatgtatgaagATTTCAAACTGATGCCTTTtcaatttacttttatatacctatatataatctCTGCGTTTTATAAGtatgagacatacatatatgcatttgttTATCACGAacgactttttattttatataataattgtctaatgcgtgcgtgcgtgcgtgtgtacgaagtactccctgttaacaccatgctccATCTCtatttctccccttggaatcatatatcgtggaaagagacggaaCTTGGTGAGTGTTTACGAAGTATTCACtaaccatgctccgtctctctttctctacttggaatcgtatattgtGGAAAGAGACACATGAGtggccgacaaaaacaaaagattttttttcaaaaaaattaattcaattttaacacTATGGCGGCcactgactcatatttgtatcatgttgagtgcacaacgcttactggccgctaaggcttccaatcccggtgttttctggtaccgtgaatcccggtgctgaaattAGTCTGAATActgggattacggtgctggcagaaatttctttaaaaataatatggaaaaaaaacataaaacaacattatataatgaacaatggtgggatgagcaaagacagtcatagtccatttgtttgccacccatttcttccacccgtttcgacgccggcttgccgtttccacgaaatggtatgaaagtagtactttttatttagcttttttaatgtttttctaagaaatcctttaatttattgaactgaaattttatatctagagttttaagtttaataccaagttatgtataaaagttggtaagcatccatcaaccggaagtggcagtttattgttgttcaattctttcttccattattttttcgACTCCTTTAACATGTGTGCGTGCTCTTCACGTAAAAATTGAAGTATTattgttgtatcaatgtgatgaaaataaaaaaatttgaattccgATTATGAATCACTGAATTCATAACCGGAAGCAGGAttatttcctcttagaaaagtcaaaaatgttgtgacaacgattctttccaAGCCCTGAACATATTTTGCTGAAAATATGTGTTTGTATCTTTCGGTCGGagttcgtaagccggaagtagaacttttgtcttgtgtaagttttcctacatttgtgttcaatttgtattgaaaatgctcatagccggtatgtgtgaaagtgtatgtacatacatacatatgttcgattatcgaattttgttttttatccttcttatattcctcaaatacatagataaagtcgtaggttggtcacatccgaattttttacataaagtaaatgtaattgaagtttttttttatattaggtggattgtttcgatgaataattactaaacggtacaaactatttgtaaaaaacgaatcaatgaatcaaatcgatgttttttactttatttaattacattttcggttgtattttatttaatcttagaaatgtatggatgcgaaccgaaaatttaaagaatgtagccaaactcccaaaattagtacgccaatatggtagtatttttttttgatctttcgattttcgatctttgcgttttcggtaatttaacattcacgTAGACccggaatatacatacatatgtataatgataatcaaaaatgaacaatgaaaaataaaaacaaaaattatcaattttttttttatttacaaatatgtgtggcaaatatattgtgtaaaaacaaaatttaatatatttagccATAAAACtatcattatataaaaaatagaaacaaatataacAGTCAAAATGAATAATAGATTCAATGAATACAATAATAACCAAAGACCATTCCGCACCAAACCAccatattgtattacatatatttttataataattaaaggtTAAAAATGAACATACACAAGTGTGTAATAATTTTGCTACACAAATACAATCATAAAACGATTATCAATCAACATCAACTCGACGCATCcatttatatatcatattacatatatattttggtacatttttagAATGGCTTGTAGATATCTATAacgtaaatacaaaaaatggaAATGAATTACAGCCCGAGGAATTGCTTCATCAAAATGTAGTAAGAGGTAGTTAAATTCTTCAAAGCTGAAACTTTAAGTCAATGAAAATTTTCTGGCACAAAAAAGTATGCCTATTACAGAAATTTACTTCCaaacaacaaaataataatgtatattacgtatatatattcaatttaaataaaaaaaatcataaaaaaaaattaaatcttgcAAAATTGAATCTGCATCTGTTATAGTTGCGACTTAGAAGAGTTTTGCTTTAATTAATGaagaaatttcatacaaaacataAGAACACACATATTTTGGctaatttcttataaaaattcTGTATCATAAAGAATGGATGAAAAGTAGATCACATATTAgtaatttcttatttaaataatggaTGAATAAGTAGATCACCTCATATCAGTAAATACTATAAATCTTATTAATGCAACAATAATTGatcttttatacatatttcgattttgcaaatattttcatttgtacaCAAACAGCACCGTAAAATAAGGCAAAGGAGCAAACgccaatacaatcaatattcgAAGTACTTTACTATATAAAGGTATTCGAAAGTTCTTAGTATAGGCATGTCTTTTccgatgaaataataaaaattaaaatgacgcAGGAAGCATGTTGATGTCTCTCGAATCGGGCATCTTGGCGAATTCTCCAAAACCTGTCATCTCGGATATTATTGTGTAGTTAAAATACCACAATCCGATTATCGGAACGGCGAATAAAACATCTACAAAATGGCGTCAaggataaaattataataaaagtaactttacaatatatgtacatacataaatatttcaataaattatggAAAGCAAACGTTGTTGACTGACAAATATAAATGACTGACGTTATCGACTGACAAATATAAATGACTGACATTATCGatgaatatatgaataattcaatatgcggaattcgatatgtgattttACAGAATTTAATGCAAAATATATAAAGGATACGCATTAGCATTCTCTCCCAAGGTTCCACCATGTACAGCTCTGTGACCACCAAGTACCTGAAGTACCAATACTTGATGAATTTCCATATCATGGACAGCATTTCAGCGGTTGATTGTGCACACACTAAATGTCACCTTTGACACCAGATAATATAAACCAGTGAATGTTCTAGTTTCAGTGGCCTTAACTTCTTTACTATCGGCCATAGCCttaattcataatatatataacgcgcaatatatttaaagttacattatttctataaatcaccgattaaatgtttaaaaatctaAACTTTACATTTCCAACGACCTATCAAactttttgttaaataaaaatgagtttAATTCTTTTtgcaaaatctaatatataaaatttcaaaagagactttgtatgtgagAAACATTGGTTGAGAAATTCGTCAATGAtagaaagtttctatgacgacatggggatggggggcgaaggcccccggGGCTTTTGGTTATATATATGGGGATTctggtaatatataatttcgaaggtaaacggactactagtcatatgtgaaccagtcacaggacaaccgatcGCTCTATATCGGTCACAcctgatcacccgtcacactaaaactggtcacaccctaaatcggtcacgagaaaactggttgatcgattttagggtgtggccagttttagtgtgacgggtgatcacgtgtgaccgatctagagcgaccggttgtcctgtgaccggttcacatttgactagtaatcaccgaaccaatttcgaaagacactttgtatgtaagaaaaattggttgggaacttcgtaaacaagtcaaaatttcaatgaagagtcaatttttttttcgattcaaataaattgttcagactatgtctgatgatcggctttcgtggccttacgacccacgatttggccgatatatttttgtgggtaattggactattcatcacattggggtggtcaccaagacaatttttgccatgaaaatcacgaatacacaatatttggcactcaagttctcgttactatgatagttatcgttagtatgatggacttttcggctgccagatgttccgttatagagattttagtgactttgtgacgagtaatcaccgaaccatttttgtgctggccaccctgactGACAGCGGCTTGCCCACACTGACAGTAGTTCGATAACGTTGGCGCGTAAACACTGCGGTGTTTACGTAGCCCTTCGCTCCTTGCCACCGACCACCAGCTCGAGACTGGtgggttgtgacgatacttggagaccagctccagtatccgtccggtgtgcaccaaaggaagcctggtctgtcttcgtccagaaggcagacaactcagctacgcgtggctaacctcaaaatcacgcgtggtttctttgttgactccccccccccctctctgcTCTATGTACATTCAACGTGGAAATATAATCATTGTGATCAGATTTACGACCTGTTTTCATTGTTATATATCTCCCGCCTTTTTTCCAAATCACGCATCCCACGGACACTGTACGAAAGAGAAAGGGACAGAGCAGAGCAGCcatcatcagcagagaccagaccactgacgacgaaggaaggcaccttgaggaaaccagccccgctcacgcttaccacgagctatctCACAAACCGACTTCAGGGGGCTTTCGATTAAGCCTCCCTGGCGTccgtacataaatttaataaaaaacaaatgaatatttactattagattcgccatgtgttcgagccaaaagccctcatggccgttggttgtGCTCTTACGGCCGGCCGGGCTTCACCCGCGGCGCGGTAAATTCTGACAGCAGTTGCTATTTAGCCTACATTTCTCTCTCATCATATTAATCACATCATTAgtcacgatcgcccaaaagaatttttgccatgaaaatggcgaatatggaatatttggcactcgggttctcgttagtacgatggacttttcggctgccagatgttccgttatagattttagtgacttttgggcgagcactttgtgaccaataatcac
This window contains:
- the ghi gene encoding ghiberti; amino-acid sequence: MLSMIWKFIKYWYFRYLVVTELYMVEPWERMLMHVLFAVPIIGLWYFNYTIISEMTGFGEFAKMPDSRDINMLPASF